In one Methylobacterium sp. SyP6R genomic region, the following are encoded:
- a CDS encoding 2-keto-4-pentenoate hydratase, producing the protein MPFDVNAAAAALLDARRSRTRLGALPEGARPGSEAEAYAVQDAVVRALGPVAGWKVGAPSATATPARAALNADTIFETDHLPASLFHLIGAEAEIAYSFGRDLPPEAGPYDREAVLAAVATMHPAIEIADTRFTVFGAVDPHSQRADQQNHGVLVLGPGLTEWRHLDPVTQAVRLTIDGKVLHDHVGGNSAVDPVRLLVWLANEGARSLGGIKAGQVVTTGSCTGTDFVTAPTRMVAEFSELGSVALAIG; encoded by the coding sequence ATGCCCTTTGACGTCAACGCCGCGGCGGCGGCCCTCCTCGACGCCCGCCGCTCGAGGACCCGCCTCGGCGCCCTCCCCGAGGGCGCCAGGCCGGGCAGCGAGGCGGAGGCCTACGCGGTCCAGGATGCGGTCGTCCGGGCGCTCGGCCCGGTCGCCGGCTGGAAGGTGGGGGCGCCGAGCGCCACCGCCACCCCGGCCCGGGCCGCGCTCAACGCCGACACGATCTTCGAGACCGACCACTTGCCGGCCTCGCTGTTCCACCTGATCGGGGCGGAGGCCGAGATCGCCTACAGCTTCGGCCGCGACCTGCCCCCGGAGGCCGGGCCCTACGACCGCGAGGCGGTGCTGGCGGCGGTCGCCACGATGCATCCGGCGATCGAGATCGCCGATACCCGCTTCACGGTCTTCGGCGCGGTCGACCCCCACAGCCAGCGCGCCGACCAGCAGAACCACGGCGTCCTGGTGCTCGGGCCCGGCCTGACGGAGTGGCGCCACCTCGACCCGGTGACGCAAGCCGTGCGGCTGACCATCGACGGCAAGGTCCTGCACGACCATGTCGGCGGCAACTCGGCGGTCGATCCGGTGCGCCTGCTGGTCTGGCTCGCCAACGAGGGCGCGCGGTCGCTCGGCGGGATCAAGGCCGGGCAGGTCGTCACCACCGGTTCCTGCACCGGCACGGATTTCGTGACGGCGCCGACCCGGATGGTGGCGGAGTTTTCGGAGTTGGGGAGCGTGGCGCTGGCGATCGGATAA
- a CDS encoding gamma-glutamyltransferase family protein — translation MRDFSRPGRSPVYAANAAVATSHPLSTLAAIEVLRSGGNAVDAGIAAVAVQCVVDPLMTGIGGDCFALYAPKGAKAPIALNGSGRSPAAAHDAWFLERGITLTPTSPHAVTVPGAVAAWAKLSEDHGTRSLGELLQPAIRYAEDGYPVQPRVALDWSRSVERVAGDPASAATYLIDGQAPTVGTIMRHPKLAATLKRIAAEGPRGFYEGPVAEDIVARLRDLGGLHTLDDFATASPEIVTPVTTRYRGYDVYECPPSGQGLAVLMMLNVLSHYDISGLSELDRVHLFAEACKQAYHHRDALFADPVLNRVPVEHLLSEAWRASAHGAIDMARAREPVIWPELLHKDTVYLSVVDRDGNALSLINSIFQGFGSGITAPESGVLLHNRGLSFRIDPGHPNTIGPRKRPMHTIIPGMLMRDGETVAPFGVMGGHYQAMGHVELLTGLIDRGLDVQEALDAPRSFAYGGGVEMEPGFGEGVVAGLEARGHRIIAASGPIGGGQIIWIDRERGVLAAGSDPRKDGSALGY, via the coding sequence GTGAGGGATTTTTCGAGGCCCGGGCGCTCGCCCGTCTATGCCGCCAACGCCGCCGTCGCGACGTCGCACCCGCTCTCGACGCTGGCCGCCATCGAGGTGCTGCGCTCGGGCGGCAACGCGGTCGATGCCGGCATCGCCGCGGTGGCGGTGCAATGCGTGGTCGATCCGCTGATGACCGGCATCGGCGGCGATTGCTTCGCTCTCTACGCGCCGAAGGGGGCGAAGGCGCCGATCGCGCTGAACGGCTCCGGTCGCAGCCCGGCGGCGGCGCACGATGCCTGGTTCCTGGAACGCGGCATCACGCTGACCCCCACCTCGCCCCACGCTGTCACCGTGCCCGGCGCGGTCGCCGCCTGGGCCAAGCTCTCGGAGGATCACGGCACCCGCAGCCTCGGCGAACTGCTGCAGCCGGCCATCCGCTACGCGGAGGACGGCTACCCGGTGCAGCCGCGCGTCGCCCTCGACTGGTCGCGCAGCGTCGAGCGGGTCGCCGGCGACCCGGCCTCGGCGGCGACCTACCTGATCGACGGGCAGGCTCCGACCGTCGGCACGATCATGCGGCATCCGAAGCTCGCCGCCACGCTGAAGCGCATCGCGGCCGAGGGCCCGCGCGGCTTCTACGAGGGGCCGGTGGCCGAGGACATCGTGGCCCGCCTGCGCGATCTCGGCGGGTTGCACACCCTCGACGACTTCGCCACGGCGTCCCCTGAGATCGTCACCCCGGTGACCACCCGCTACCGCGGCTACGACGTCTACGAATGCCCGCCGAGCGGCCAGGGCCTCGCGGTGCTGATGATGCTCAACGTGCTGTCGCACTACGACATCTCAGGCCTGTCGGAACTCGACCGGGTCCATCTCTTCGCGGAAGCCTGCAAGCAGGCTTACCACCACCGCGACGCGCTGTTCGCCGATCCGGTCCTCAACCGGGTGCCGGTCGAGCACCTGCTGTCGGAAGCCTGGCGGGCGAGCGCCCACGGCGCCATCGACATGGCCCGCGCCCGGGAGCCGGTGATCTGGCCCGAGCTCCTCCACAAGGACACGGTGTACCTCAGCGTCGTCGACCGCGACGGCAACGCGCTCTCGCTGATCAACTCGATCTTCCAGGGCTTCGGCAGCGGCATCACCGCGCCGGAGAGCGGCGTGCTGCTGCACAATCGCGGCCTGTCCTTCCGAATCGATCCCGGCCACCCGAACACGATCGGTCCGAGGAAGCGCCCGATGCACACCATCATCCCCGGCATGCTGATGCGGGACGGCGAGACCGTGGCGCCGTTCGGCGTGATGGGCGGGCATTACCAGGCGATGGGCCACGTGGAACTCCTCACCGGCCTCATCGACCGCGGCCTCGACGTGCAGGAGGCCCTCGATGCCCCGCGCAGCTTCGCCTATGGCGGCGGGGTCGAGATGGAGCCGGGCTTCGGGGAGGGCGTCGTCGCCGGGCTCGAGGCGCGAGGGCACCGCATCATCGCGGCCTCCGGCCCGATCGGCGGCGGCCAGATCATCTGGATCGACCGGGAGCGCGGGGTGCTCGCCGCGGGCTCCGACCCGCGCAAGGACGGCAGCGCGCTCGGCTATTGA
- a CDS encoding ABC transporter ATP-binding protein — translation MRPVKPEPLLSVKNLSKHYPLRHWWGGQFFGGSASVFRAVEGVSFDIAPGETLGLVGESGSGKSTIGRAVTMLNPPSAGTVAFEGTDLASLPAREMRRMRRRIQVIFQDPYAALNPRMSAGAYVAEPFRLHRPEMGAAERRDAVAFLFQRVGLDPRFAGRYPHQFSGGQRQRLCIARAIALKPSFIVADEPIAALDVSIQAQVVNLLQDLQEELGLSYLFISHDLRMVRYLCHRVAVLRRGRIVELADSGTLYEDPRHPYTRALLGAVPVPDPAVERARLRARREAPSVDIPEAGALEEVAPGHWVAQAAHA, via the coding sequence ATGAGGCCGGTCAAGCCCGAGCCGCTGCTCTCGGTGAAGAACCTCAGCAAGCATTACCCCTTGCGGCACTGGTGGGGCGGCCAATTCTTCGGAGGCTCGGCCTCGGTCTTCCGCGCGGTCGAGGGGGTGAGCTTCGACATCGCGCCCGGCGAGACGCTGGGCCTCGTCGGCGAATCCGGCTCCGGCAAGTCGACGATCGGCCGGGCGGTGACGATGCTGAACCCGCCGAGCGCCGGCACCGTGGCCTTCGAGGGCACCGACCTGGCCAGTCTTCCGGCCCGCGAGATGCGGCGGATGCGCCGGCGCATCCAGGTGATCTTCCAGGACCCCTACGCCGCCCTCAACCCGCGGATGAGCGCCGGGGCCTACGTCGCCGAGCCGTTCCGGCTGCACCGGCCGGAGATGGGGGCCGCGGAGCGCCGCGACGCGGTGGCCTTCCTGTTCCAGCGGGTCGGGCTCGATCCGCGCTTTGCCGGGCGCTACCCGCACCAGTTCTCCGGCGGCCAGCGCCAACGGCTCTGCATCGCCCGGGCGATCGCGCTGAAGCCCAGCTTCATCGTCGCCGATGAGCCGATCGCGGCGCTCGACGTGTCGATCCAGGCCCAGGTGGTCAACCTGCTGCAGGACCTGCAGGAGGAGCTGGGCCTGTCGTATCTCTTCATCTCCCACGATCTCAGGATGGTGCGCTACCTCTGCCACCGGGTCGCGGTGCTGCGGCGCGGCCGGATCGTGGAACTGGCCGACAGCGGCACCCTGTACGAGGATCCGCGCCATCCCTACACCCGGGCGCTGCTCGGCGCGGTGCCGGTGCCGGATCCCGCCGTCGAGCGGGCCCGCCTGCGGGCGAGGCGCGAGGCGCCTTCCGTCGACATTCCGGAGGCCGGGGCGCTGGAGGAGGTCGCCCCCGGGCATTGGGTGGCGCAGGCGGCGCATGCGTGA
- a CDS encoding ABC transporter ATP-binding protein — MSDSPPLLDVRDLAVAFDTDGGTVHAVNGVSYTLREGETLGIVGESGSGKSVHVLAMLGLVPRPPGRIRAGQVLFQGRDLLALPERLLRRVRGPEIGMVFQDPMSSLNPAMTVGAQIAEPLRLHRGLDARSAYARARDLLDLVRIPEAGRRLDQYPHEFSGGQRQRVMIAIGLACRPKLLIADEATTALDVTVQAEIVALVQDLKREIGMAIVWITHDLGVVAGIADTVQVMYAGRIVERGPVDAVFSDPRNAYTLGLLRSLPDLSRGRAGRQRLRQIEGSPPDMRHPPPGDPFAPRNPYATPRCRAEAPPLAQVAGSVPGHLAAAWYDLPALLAQGAGR; from the coding sequence ATGAGCGACTCCCCTCCCCTGCTGGATGTCCGCGATCTGGCCGTCGCCTTCGACACCGATGGCGGCACGGTGCATGCCGTCAACGGCGTGAGCTACACGTTGCGCGAGGGCGAGACCCTCGGGATCGTCGGCGAGTCGGGTTCGGGCAAGAGCGTGCACGTGCTCGCCATGCTCGGGCTGGTGCCGCGACCGCCGGGCCGGATCAGGGCTGGGCAGGTGCTCTTCCAGGGGCGCGACCTGCTGGCGCTGCCGGAGCGGCTTTTGCGCCGGGTGCGCGGGCCCGAGATCGGCATGGTGTTCCAGGACCCGATGAGTTCGCTCAACCCGGCGATGACGGTGGGCGCCCAGATCGCCGAGCCCCTGCGGCTGCATCGCGGCCTCGATGCGCGCTCGGCCTACGCGCGGGCGCGCGACCTCCTCGACCTCGTGCGCATCCCGGAGGCGGGCCGGCGTCTCGATCAGTATCCGCACGAATTCTCCGGCGGCCAGCGCCAGCGGGTGATGATCGCGATCGGGCTCGCCTGCCGGCCCAAGCTCCTGATCGCCGACGAGGCGACCACCGCCCTCGACGTCACCGTGCAGGCCGAGATCGTCGCCCTGGTGCAGGACCTGAAGCGCGAGATCGGCATGGCGATCGTCTGGATCACCCATGATCTCGGCGTGGTCGCGGGCATCGCCGATACGGTGCAGGTGATGTATGCCGGGAGAATCGTCGAGCGCGGGCCGGTCGACGCGGTGTTCTCCGATCCGCGCAACGCCTACACGCTGGGGCTCCTGCGCTCCCTGCCGGATCTGAGCCGCGGCCGGGCCGGGCGGCAGCGCCTGCGCCAGATCGAGGGCAGCCCGCCCGACATGCGTCATCCGCCGCCGGGCGATCCCTTCGCGCCCCGCAACCCCTACGCCACGCCGCGCTGCCGGGCGGAAGCGCCGCCGCTGGCGCAGGTGGCGGGCAGCGTGCCGGGCCATCTCGCGGCGGCGTGGTACGACCTGCCGGCCTTGCTGGCGCAAGGAGCCGGGCGATGA
- a CDS encoding ABC transporter permease, producing MSEAGLSTPAEIAAPAVALPPEPGALRAFWRRFSRRRGALAGLVVVVLLAVLALGAEWIAPYDPTATDWGAVRAAPDLAHLFGTDEVGRDVLSRIVFGTKASLGAGLTSVALAVALGLPLGMLAGYAGGAIDGAIMRLTDALLAIPFLILAIALAAFLGPSLTNAMVAIGLSATSIFVRLTRAQVQAVAAEEFVEAARAIGNPPWRIALHHILPNIVPAILVQATLTIAAAIIAEASLSFLGLGQQPPEPSWGSMLNTAKNFLDQAPWMAIWPGISIFVAVLAFNLLGDGLRDALDPRERR from the coding sequence ATGAGCGAGGCCGGTCTCTCCACCCCGGCGGAGATCGCCGCCCCGGCCGTCGCCCTGCCGCCGGAACCGGGGGCGTTGCGCGCCTTCTGGCGCCGGTTCAGCCGGCGGCGCGGGGCGCTCGCCGGGCTCGTCGTCGTGGTGCTGCTCGCGGTGCTGGCGCTCGGCGCCGAGTGGATCGCGCCCTACGATCCCACCGCCACCGACTGGGGCGCGGTGCGGGCCGCGCCCGATCTCGCCCACCTCTTCGGTACCGACGAGGTCGGCCGCGACGTGCTCTCGCGCATCGTCTTCGGCACGAAGGCCTCTCTCGGCGCTGGCCTGACCTCGGTGGCGCTCGCGGTGGCGCTCGGCCTGCCGCTCGGCATGCTGGCGGGCTATGCCGGCGGCGCGATCGACGGGGCGATCATGCGCCTGACCGACGCGCTGCTCGCCATCCCGTTCCTGATCCTCGCCATCGCGCTCGCGGCCTTCCTCGGGCCCAGCCTCACCAACGCCATGGTGGCGATCGGGCTCTCGGCGACCTCGATCTTCGTGCGGCTCACCCGGGCGCAGGTGCAGGCGGTGGCTGCGGAAGAGTTCGTCGAGGCGGCCCGCGCCATCGGCAACCCGCCCTGGCGGATCGCGCTCCACCACATCCTGCCCAACATCGTGCCGGCGATCCTGGTCCAGGCGACCCTCACCATCGCGGCGGCGATCATCGCCGAGGCGAGCCTGTCCTTCTTAGGGCTAGGCCAGCAGCCGCCCGAACCGTCCTGGGGCTCGATGCTCAACACCGCCAAGAACTTCCTCGACCAGGCGCCCTGGATGGCGATCTGGCCCGGGATCTCCATCTTCGTCGCGGTGCTCGCCTTCAACCTGCTGGGCGACGGCTTGCGCGACGCCCTCGACCCGCGGGAGCGGCGATGA
- a CDS encoding ABC transporter permease: protein MLRFLARRLALAVPTLVLASMIIFALQQLLPGDTATALSGEERDPEVIAFIRAKYHLDRPLPVRYGYWAAGVLQGDLGESIRLQKPVIELIREKLPVTLELACLAMLVALAIGVPMGILSAVRPGTWIDGLANGIALWGLSVPNFWLGILMILLFSVQLGWLPASGYVPPGESLSENLRSMAMPAFVLGNAIAAVMMRHTRAAMLGVLQSDYVRTARAKGVPTARVVLRHALPNAAIPIITLGALEFGQLLSGAVLTEQVFSVPGFGKLMVDAVFNRDFATVQGVVICTTATYILLNLAADLASALVNPKLRRA, encoded by the coding sequence ATGCTGCGCTTTCTCGCGCGACGCCTGGCCCTGGCGGTCCCGACCCTGGTGCTGGCCTCGATGATCATCTTCGCCCTGCAGCAATTGCTGCCGGGCGACACCGCCACCGCGCTCTCGGGCGAGGAGCGCGACCCGGAGGTGATCGCCTTCATCCGCGCCAAGTACCACCTCGACCGGCCGCTGCCGGTCCGCTACGGCTACTGGGCGGCCGGGGTGCTGCAGGGCGATCTCGGCGAATCGATCCGGCTGCAGAAGCCGGTGATCGAGCTGATCCGCGAGAAGCTGCCGGTGACGCTGGAACTCGCCTGCCTGGCGATGCTGGTGGCTCTGGCGATCGGCGTGCCGATGGGCATCCTCTCGGCGGTCCGGCCCGGCACCTGGATCGACGGGCTCGCCAACGGGATCGCGCTCTGGGGCCTGTCGGTGCCGAATTTCTGGCTCGGCATCCTGATGATCCTGCTGTTCTCGGTGCAGCTCGGCTGGCTGCCGGCCTCCGGCTACGTGCCGCCGGGCGAGAGCCTGTCGGAGAACCTGCGCTCGATGGCGATGCCGGCCTTCGTGCTCGGCAACGCCATCGCGGCGGTGATGATGCGCCACACCCGCGCCGCCATGCTCGGCGTGCTGCAATCCGACTACGTCCGCACCGCCCGGGCCAAGGGCGTGCCGACCGCCCGGGTGGTTTTGCGCCACGCGCTCCCCAACGCGGCGATCCCGATCATCACGCTGGGTGCCCTCGAATTCGGCCAGCTCCTCTCCGGCGCGGTGCTGACCGAGCAGGTGTTTTCCGTGCCCGGATTCGGCAAGCTGATGGTGGATGCCGTGTTCAACCGCGACTTCGCCACCGTGCAGGGCGTCGTGATCTGCACCACCGCGACCTACATCCTGCTCAATCTCGCGGCCGATCTCGCCTCGGCGCTGGTCAACCCGAAGCTCAGGCGCGCATGA
- a CDS encoding ABC transporter substrate-binding protein: MPRLFTACLLAGLALAAPMAGGVQAQTLRFGLMEDPDALDPTLARTFAGRMVFAALCDKLVDTGPDLKPVPQLATEWAWSDDQKSLTLKLRSGVRFHDGEPMNAAAVKYSLERHLKLPGSQRRGEIAPIDTVEAVDDLTVRIALKTPFAPLLAQFTDRAGMIVSPKAAERLGDKFATAPVCAGPYKFVERVPQDRIVVEKFDDYWNKDAIQIRRIEFRPIPDTTVRLTNLRAGQLDLIERLAPTDLPQVKRDPKLKVGQAYELGFSGIVFNTAREGSPVADPRVRAAFEAAIDRNAITQVVYNGEYLAGNQWVSPKNPNYVTEYPVPKRDVAKARALLKEAGIEKPAITMMVYANNDAPQVGQVIQAMTREAGFDVKLQATDFTTSLDQADKGSFEAYLYNWSGRPDPDGNTYSFLACKTPLNYSRYCNQEADSAMNAERLTTDPTARKAAWKRLADRVLTDKPLVYLFHRRLLWAYSQKLTGFGEYPDGLVRFTGLKLD; the protein is encoded by the coding sequence ATGCCGCGTCTCTTCACCGCCTGCCTGCTCGCGGGCCTCGCCCTCGCCGCCCCGATGGCGGGAGGCGTCCAGGCCCAGACCCTGCGCTTCGGCCTGATGGAGGATCCGGACGCCCTCGATCCGACATTGGCCCGCACCTTCGCCGGCCGAATGGTGTTCGCGGCCCTCTGCGACAAGCTGGTCGATACCGGGCCCGACCTGAAGCCGGTGCCGCAGCTTGCGACCGAGTGGGCGTGGTCCGACGACCAGAAGAGCCTCACGCTGAAGCTTCGTTCGGGCGTGCGCTTCCACGACGGCGAGCCGATGAACGCCGCCGCGGTGAAGTACTCACTGGAGCGCCACCTGAAGCTGCCCGGCTCGCAGCGCCGCGGCGAGATCGCGCCGATCGACACCGTCGAGGCGGTCGACGACCTCACCGTCAGGATCGCCCTGAAGACGCCGTTCGCGCCTTTGCTGGCGCAGTTCACCGATCGGGCCGGGATGATCGTCTCGCCCAAGGCCGCCGAGCGGCTGGGCGACAAGTTCGCCACCGCGCCGGTCTGCGCCGGACCCTACAAGTTCGTCGAGCGGGTGCCGCAGGACCGCATCGTGGTCGAAAAATTCGACGATTACTGGAACAAGGACGCGATCCAGATCCGGCGGATCGAGTTCCGGCCGATCCCCGACACCACGGTGCGGCTGACCAACCTCCGGGCCGGCCAGCTCGACCTGATCGAGCGGCTCGCTCCCACCGATCTACCCCAGGTGAAGCGCGACCCGAAGCTGAAGGTGGGCCAGGCCTACGAGCTCGGCTTCTCCGGCATCGTGTTCAACACCGCCCGCGAAGGCTCGCCGGTGGCGGACCCGCGGGTGCGCGCCGCCTTCGAGGCCGCCATCGACCGCAACGCGATCACGCAGGTGGTCTATAACGGCGAGTACCTGGCCGGGAACCAGTGGGTCTCGCCGAAGAATCCGAATTACGTCACCGAGTATCCGGTGCCGAAGCGCGATGTTGCGAAGGCCAGGGCGCTGCTGAAGGAGGCCGGGATCGAGAAACCCGCGATCACCATGATGGTCTACGCCAACAACGACGCGCCGCAGGTCGGCCAGGTGATCCAGGCGATGACCCGCGAGGCCGGCTTCGACGTGAAGCTCCAGGCCACCGACTTCACCACCTCCCTCGACCAGGCCGACAAGGGCAGTTTCGAGGCCTATCTCTACAACTGGAGCGGCCGGCCCGACCCGGACGGCAACACCTACAGCTTCCTCGCCTGCAAGACGCCGCTGAACTATTCGCGCTACTGCAACCAGGAGGCCGATTCGGCGATGAATGCCGAGCGGCTGACCACCGATCCCACGGCCCGCAAGGCGGCCTGGAAGCGGCTCGCCGACCGGGTGCTGACCGACAAGCCGCTGGTCTACCTGTTCCACCGCCGGCTGCTCTGGGCCTATTCGCAGAAGCTCACCGGCTTCGGCGAGTATCCGGACGGGCTCGTGCGCTTCACCGGCCTGAAGCTCGACTGA
- the cysC gene encoding adenylyl-sulfate kinase yields the protein MNTSGDAAPSEQVVAPAVLRAVPTIGKGARAELKGQKPLILWMTGLSGAGKSTIATRVEERLWRCGHHTMLLDGDNLRFGLNSDLTFTDAARIENIRRTAEVAKLMLDAGLIVICSLISPFRRERMLARQLVGPDEFLEVFVDAPLDVCKRRDPKGLYARALAGQIPNFTGISSPYEPPEAPEIHLRTDADDVDALAEQVLEALRIRGATTCGS from the coding sequence ATGAACACCTCTGGTGATGCTGCGCCCTCAGAGCAGGTCGTCGCCCCGGCTGTCCTCCGAGCCGTACCCACGATCGGGAAGGGTGCACGAGCGGAGCTGAAGGGCCAGAAGCCGCTGATCCTCTGGATGACCGGCTTGTCCGGCGCCGGCAAGTCGACGATCGCGACCCGCGTCGAGGAGCGGCTGTGGCGTTGCGGCCATCACACCATGCTGCTCGACGGGGACAACCTGCGCTTCGGGCTCAACAGCGATCTCACCTTCACGGATGCCGCACGGATCGAGAACATCCGCCGGACGGCCGAGGTCGCTAAGCTGATGCTGGATGCCGGCCTGATCGTGATCTGCTCCCTGATCTCGCCCTTCCGGCGCGAGCGGATGCTGGCGCGCCAGCTGGTGGGTCCGGACGAGTTCCTCGAGGTCTTCGTCGACGCTCCTCTCGACGTTTGCAAGCGGCGCGATCCCAAGGGGCTCTATGCCCGCGCACTCGCCGGGCAGATCCCGAACTTCACCGGCATCTCGTCGCCCTACGAGCCGCCGGAGGCACCCGAGATTCATCTGCGGACGGATGCCGACGATGTCGACGCCCTGGCCGAGCAGGTTCTGGAGGCGTTGCGAATCCGGGGCGCCACGACCTGCGGTTCGTGA
- a CDS encoding sulfite exporter TauE/SafE family protein: protein MTDLLAGTAGPLGWAVILATFLVAGFVKGVIGLGLPTVAVGLLATVMSPAQAAALLIVPSFVTNVWQLLAGPRFGALLRRLWPMMVAIAVGTVASAGLIAGAKGPGPASALGAALVVYAVIGLAGFAFRVPARAEPWLSPVIGLATGLVTGATGVFVIPAVPYLQALGLDRDQLIQALGLSFTVSTVALAAGLAREGALPLTAGAASLVTLAPALLGMAAGQWLRGHVSAPTFRRAFLIGLLLLGAHLASRPWL, encoded by the coding sequence GTGACCGATCTCCTTGCCGGCACCGCCGGACCGCTCGGCTGGGCGGTGATTCTCGCCACTTTCCTCGTCGCCGGCTTCGTCAAGGGCGTGATCGGGCTCGGCCTGCCGACGGTGGCGGTGGGGCTGCTCGCCACGGTGATGAGCCCCGCCCAGGCGGCAGCCCTGCTGATCGTGCCGTCCTTCGTCACCAACGTCTGGCAGCTCCTCGCCGGGCCGCGCTTCGGCGCCCTGCTGCGGCGGCTCTGGCCGATGATGGTCGCCATCGCCGTCGGGACCGTGGCGAGCGCCGGGCTGATCGCAGGTGCCAAGGGGCCGGGACCCGCGAGCGCACTCGGTGCCGCGCTGGTGGTCTACGCGGTGATCGGGCTGGCCGGCTTCGCCTTCCGGGTGCCGGCCCGCGCCGAGCCCTGGCTGTCGCCCGTCATCGGGCTCGCGACCGGCCTCGTCACCGGAGCGACCGGAGTCTTCGTGATCCCGGCGGTGCCCTACCTCCAGGCGCTGGGCCTCGACCGGGACCAGCTGATCCAGGCCCTCGGCCTGTCCTTCACGGTCTCGACCGTGGCGCTCGCCGCCGGCCTCGCGCGGGAGGGGGCGCTGCCCCTTACGGCCGGCGCCGCGTCCCTCGTCACCCTGGCGCCGGCGCTCCTCGGGATGGCCGCAGGGCAGTGGCTGCGCGGCCATGTCTCCGCCCCGACCTTCCGACGCGCCTTCCTGATCGGTCTCCTGCTGCTCGGCGCGCACCTGGCCTCGCGACCGTGGCTGTGA
- a CDS encoding 5-oxoprolinase subunit PxpA — protein MPSIDLNSDLGEGFGDYRCGDDAAMLEVVTSANVACGLHAGDPEIMARTFAIARARGVAVGAHPGYPDRWGFGRRILPFTPGEVERLVAYQVGAAGGLAAYAGHRLTYVKAHGALANLAAVEREVADAIARAVKAVDPSLSLLAIALTEQVAAGEAQGLDVHQEIFADRGYTEAGFLIPRGQPGALITDEAQAAERVLAMVQEGAIIAASGRRLPTPIRSVCVHGDSAHAVATARAVRARLEGAGVRLAPFRA, from the coding sequence ATGCCGTCCATCGACCTCAATTCGGACCTCGGCGAGGGTTTCGGCGATTACCGCTGCGGCGACGACGCGGCGATGCTGGAGGTCGTGACCTCGGCCAACGTCGCCTGCGGCCTGCATGCGGGCGATCCCGAGATCATGGCCCGCACCTTCGCCATCGCGCGCGCGCGCGGCGTCGCGGTCGGCGCCCATCCGGGCTACCCGGATCGGTGGGGCTTCGGCCGCCGGATCCTGCCCTTCACCCCCGGCGAGGTCGAGCGCCTCGTCGCCTACCAGGTCGGCGCCGCGGGCGGGCTCGCGGCCTATGCCGGCCACCGCCTCACCTACGTCAAGGCGCATGGGGCGCTCGCCAATCTCGCGGCGGTGGAGCGGGAGGTGGCGGATGCGATCGCCAGGGCGGTCAAGGCCGTCGACCCGTCCCTGTCGCTGCTCGCCATCGCCCTCACCGAGCAGGTCGCGGCCGGCGAGGCGCAGGGCCTCGACGTGCACCAGGAGATCTTCGCCGATCGCGGCTACACCGAGGCCGGGTTCCTGATTCCCCGCGGCCAGCCAGGCGCCCTGATCACCGACGAGGCACAAGCCGCCGAGCGGGTGCTCGCCATGGTGCAGGAGGGGGCGATCATCGCGGCGAGCGGCCGGCGCCTGCCGACGCCGATCCGCTCGGTCTGCGTCCACGGCGATTCCGCCCATGCGGTGGCCACCGCCCGGGCGGTGCGTGCCCGCCTCGAAGGCGCCGGCGTGCGCCTCGCCCCGTTCCGGGCCTGA
- a CDS encoding 5-oxoprolinase subunit B family protein — translation MESPRLLDAGEAALVAEFGTTVDPAVHDRVLALDDALRAAPPEGLRETVPTYRSLMIHYDPLVLDRDDLAARVRALAEKPASARAGAALWTLPCCYDPACAEDIGAVAQATGLSVERVAALHAGAEYRVYMYGFAPGFAYLGGLPAELAVSRRATPRPPHPANALLIGGGLAAVGTFPMPTGWYVIGRTPERLYAPHRPDPFPVAVGDTLRFEPIDAATFADLERRAASGEIVAQRREAA, via the coding sequence ATGGAGAGCCCCCGCCTCCTCGATGCCGGCGAGGCCGCCCTGGTGGCGGAGTTCGGCACCACCGTCGATCCCGCCGTCCACGATCGCGTGCTCGCCCTCGACGACGCCTTGCGCGCCGCGCCGCCCGAGGGACTGCGCGAGACGGTGCCGACCTACCGCTCGCTGATGATCCACTACGATCCCCTGGTCCTCGACCGTGACGACCTCGCCGCGCGGGTACGGGCGCTGGCGGAAAAGCCCGCCTCGGCCCGGGCGGGCGCCGCGCTCTGGACGCTGCCCTGCTGCTACGATCCGGCCTGCGCCGAGGATATCGGCGCCGTGGCGCAGGCGACGGGCCTGAGCGTCGAGCGCGTCGCCGCCCTCCATGCAGGGGCCGAGTACCGGGTCTACATGTACGGCTTCGCTCCGGGCTTTGCCTATCTCGGCGGCCTGCCGGCGGAGCTGGCCGTCTCGCGCCGCGCCACGCCGCGCCCACCGCACCCGGCCAATGCCCTGCTGATCGGCGGCGGGCTCGCCGCCGTCGGCACCTTCCCGATGCCGACCGGCTGGTACGTGATCGGCCGCACGCCGGAACGGCTCTACGCGCCGCACCGCCCCGATCCGTTCCCGGTCGCGGTCGGCGATACCCTGCGCTTCGAGCCCATCGACGCCGCCACCTTCGCGGATCTCGAACGCCGCGCCGCGTCCGGCGAGATCGTCGCCCAGCGCCGGGAGGCCGCATGA